A single window of Micrococcaceae bacterium Sec5.1 DNA harbors:
- the rplP gene encoding 50S ribosomal protein L16 — translation MLIPRRVKHRKQHHPGRSGAATGGTKVSFGEYGIQALSPAYVTNRQIESARIAMTRHIKRGGKVWINIYPDRPLTKKPAETRMGSGKGSPEWWVANVKPGRVLFELSGVNEEVAREALRLAIHKLPLKARIVRREGGE, via the coding sequence ATGCTTATCCCACGTCGAGTCAAGCACCGTAAGCAGCACCACCCGGGTCGTTCCGGCGCTGCAACGGGTGGCACCAAGGTCAGCTTCGGTGAGTACGGTATCCAGGCCCTGAGCCCGGCATACGTGACGAACCGTCAGATCGAGTCCGCCCGTATCGCGATGACCCGCCACATCAAGCGTGGCGGTAAGGTCTGGATCAACATCTACCCGGACCGTCCGCTGACGAAGAAGCCTGCTGAAACCCGTATGGGTTCCGGTAAGGGTTCTCCGGAATGGTGGGTCGCAAACGTCAAGCCGGGCCGGGTTCTCTTCGAACTCTCCGGTGTCAATGAAGAGGTAGCTCGCGAGGCCCTGCGCCTGGCAATCCACAAGCTCCCGTTGAAGGCACGCATTGTGCGTCGCGAAGGTGGTGAATAG
- the rplV gene encoding 50S ribosomal protein L22, which translates to MEAKAIARHIRVTPMKARRVVNLVRGKQANEALAILKFAPQAASEPVFKVLQSAMANARVLADRDGVAFDDSDLFVSEAFVDEGPTMKRFQPRAQGRAYRIRKRTSHITVVVATPEKEEAR; encoded by the coding sequence ATGGAAGCCAAGGCTATTGCGCGTCACATCCGCGTAACGCCTATGAAGGCCCGGCGCGTCGTCAACCTTGTTCGTGGTAAGCAAGCGAATGAGGCTCTGGCAATTCTGAAGTTTGCCCCCCAGGCAGCTTCGGAGCCGGTATTCAAGGTACTTCAGTCGGCAATGGCCAACGCACGTGTCCTCGCGGACCGTGACGGCGTTGCATTCGACGACAGCGACCTGTTCGTCAGCGAAGCATTCGTTGATGAAGGCCCGACCATGAAGCGGTTCCAGCCGCGTGCCCAAGGCCGCGCCTACCGCATTAGGAAGCGGACCAGCCACATCACCGTGGTCGTCGCAACCCCGGAGAAAGAGGAGGCTCGCTAA
- the rplR gene encoding 50S ribosomal protein L18, whose protein sequence is MAIAINKKRTNKSKSAARSRRQLRIRKRITGTAVRPRLVVNRSARHIFVQVVDDSKGVTVAYASTLEADLRALDGDKTAKAKRVGELVAERAKAAGVEAVVFDRGGNKYHGRIAAVADGAREGGLAL, encoded by the coding sequence ATGGCCATCGCAATTAACAAGAAGCGTACGAACAAGAGCAAGTCTGCTGCACGCAGCCGTCGCCAGCTTCGTATCCGCAAGCGCATCACCGGTACGGCTGTACGTCCTCGTCTGGTCGTCAACCGTTCGGCCCGCCACATCTTCGTCCAGGTTGTCGATGACAGCAAGGGTGTAACCGTGGCTTACGCTTCCACCCTGGAAGCTGATCTTCGCGCTCTCGACGGAGACAAGACTGCCAAGGCCAAGCGCGTCGGCGAGCTCGTTGCCGAGCGTGCCAAGGCTGCAGGCGTCGAAGCTGTTGTCTTCGACCGTGGCGGTAACAAGTACCACGGCCGCATCGCCGCCGTCGCTGACGGTGCTCGCGAAGGTGGGCTGGCACTGTGA
- the rpsS gene encoding 30S ribosomal protein S19 — protein MPRSLKKGPFVDQHLFVKVARENDKGTKNVIKTWSRRSMIIPDMLGHTIAVHDGRKHIPVFVTESMVGHKLGEFAPTRTFRGHVKDDRKGKRR, from the coding sequence ATGCCACGCAGCCTGAAAAAAGGTCCTTTCGTTGACCAGCACCTCTTTGTGAAGGTCGCACGGGAAAACGATAAGGGCACCAAGAACGTCATCAAGACCTGGTCCCGCCGTTCGATGATCATCCCCGACATGCTCGGGCACACGATCGCCGTACACGACGGACGCAAGCACATTCCGGTGTTTGTCACTGAGTCGATGGTCGGGCACAAGCTCGGCGAATTCGCTCCCACGCGGACATTCCGCGGCCATGTTAAGGACGACCGTAAGGGCAAGCGCCGCTAG
- the rpsE gene encoding 30S ribosomal protein S5: MTEAVAAEATETAPAADDRRGGRRGERGERGQGRGDRGGRGGRDGGREAEKSQFVERVVTINRVAKVVKGGRRFSFTALVVVGDGNGMVGVGYGKAKEVPAAIAKGVEEAKKSFFRVPRVGNTIPHRVQGEAAAGVVLLRPASAGTGVIAGGPVRAVLECVGIHDILSKSLGSSNAINIVHATVAALKQLEEPASVAARRGLPLDEVAPAALVRALQNQKAGV; this comes from the coding sequence GTGACTGAAGCTGTAGCTGCTGAAGCAACTGAGACCGCACCCGCTGCCGATGACCGCCGCGGCGGCCGTCGTGGCGAGCGCGGCGAGCGTGGCCAGGGCCGCGGCGACCGTGGTGGCCGTGGTGGCCGCGACGGCGGTCGCGAAGCCGAGAAGAGCCAGTTCGTAGAGCGCGTTGTAACCATCAACCGCGTTGCCAAGGTCGTCAAGGGTGGTCGTCGCTTCAGCTTCACCGCACTCGTCGTCGTCGGTGACGGCAACGGCATGGTTGGCGTTGGCTACGGCAAGGCCAAGGAAGTTCCCGCTGCTATCGCAAAGGGCGTTGAAGAGGCCAAGAAGTCCTTCTTCCGCGTTCCGCGCGTTGGCAACACCATCCCGCACCGTGTGCAGGGTGAGGCTGCTGCAGGCGTTGTCCTGCTGCGTCCGGCTTCCGCCGGTACCGGTGTTATCGCCGGTGGTCCGGTCCGCGCGGTACTGGAGTGCGTGGGTATCCACGACATCCTCTCCAAGTCGCTCGGTTCCTCCAACGCGATCAACATCGTTCACGCGACCGTTGCCGCTCTGAAGCAGCTCGAAGAGCCCGCTTCCGTGGCTGCCCGCCGTGGCCTGCCGCTGGACGAGGTTGCTCCGGCTGCTCTGGTGCGCGCGCTCCAGAACCAGAAGGCAGGTGTTTAG
- a CDS encoding adenylate kinase, with protein sequence MLIIGPPGSGKGTQAERISERLGVVAISTGDIFRANVKGETPLGIEAKKYMDAGDFVPDSVTNNMVRDRLSQSDVENGFLLDGYPRTTAQVDYLDQILAEGEQELDVVLQLTADDEELVSRLLGRAKETGRSDDNEAVIRHRLDLYHEQTEAVVAKYAERGILTQVDGIGGIDEVTDRVLTAIESAKAV encoded by the coding sequence ATGCTGATCATTGGACCTCCCGGTTCGGGTAAGGGTACGCAGGCTGAGCGGATTTCCGAGCGCCTCGGCGTAGTCGCCATCTCCACCGGCGACATCTTCCGTGCCAACGTAAAGGGCGAAACCCCTTTGGGCATCGAAGCCAAGAAATACATGGATGCAGGCGACTTCGTTCCGGACAGCGTCACGAACAACATGGTTCGTGACCGTCTGAGCCAGAGCGACGTCGAGAATGGCTTCCTGCTGGATGGATACCCGCGCACCACGGCGCAGGTTGACTACCTCGACCAGATCCTCGCTGAAGGCGAGCAGGAGCTCGACGTCGTGCTCCAGCTGACCGCCGACGACGAAGAACTGGTGTCCCGCCTCCTGGGCCGTGCGAAGGAAACCGGACGCTCTGACGACAATGAGGCCGTCATCCGTCACCGGCTGGACCTGTACCACGAGCAGACTGAGGCCGTTGTCGCCAAGTATGCCGAGCGTGGCATCCTGACGCAGGTTGACGGCATCGGCGGCATCGACGAAGTCACCGACCGCGTCCTCACAGCCATCGAGTCGGCCAAGGCCGTCTAG
- the rplW gene encoding 50S ribosomal protein L23 has translation MSVTTIKDPRDVVLAPVVSEKSYGLIDEGKYTFLVDPRSNKTEIKLAVEKIFSVKVDSINTINRAGKRKRTKFGWGQRKSTKRAIVTLKEGTIDIFGGPLA, from the coding sequence GTGAGCGTAACCACCATCAAGGACCCGCGCGACGTCGTGCTTGCACCCGTCGTATCGGAAAAGAGCTACGGTCTGATCGACGAAGGCAAGTACACCTTCCTGGTGGACCCTCGCTCGAACAAGACCGAGATCAAATTGGCCGTTGAGAAGATCTTCTCGGTCAAAGTTGACTCGATCAACACCATCAACCGTGCCGGTAAGCGCAAGCGCACCAAATTCGGCTGGGGACAGCGCAAGAGCACCAAGCGTGCAATTGTCACCCTCAAAGAAGGCACAATCGACATCTTCGGCGGTCCGCTCGCGTAG
- the rplF gene encoding 50S ribosomal protein L6 has translation MSRIGRLPITVPAGVEVKLDGSVISVKGAKGELSHTVASPIEVTQEENTLTVTRPNDERNSRSLHGLTRTLIANMIQGVTEGYEKKLEIVGTGYRVQAKGSDLEFALGFSHPVNVSAPEGITFVVEGPTKLSVAGINKQQVGEVAANIRKLRKPDPYKGKGVRYAGEVIRRKVGKAGK, from the coding sequence ATGTCACGTATTGGACGTCTCCCCATCACCGTTCCTGCCGGAGTTGAGGTCAAGCTCGATGGCTCCGTCATCAGCGTCAAAGGTGCCAAAGGCGAGCTGAGCCACACTGTGGCCAGCCCGATCGAGGTTACCCAGGAAGAGAACACTCTCACGGTCACCCGCCCGAACGACGAGCGCAACTCGCGTTCGCTGCACGGCCTGACCCGCACCCTGATCGCCAACATGATCCAGGGCGTTACCGAGGGCTACGAGAAGAAGCTTGAAATCGTTGGTACTGGTTACCGCGTTCAGGCAAAGGGTTCTGACCTGGAGTTCGCTCTTGGCTTCAGCCACCCGGTTAACGTCTCGGCACCCGAAGGCATCACCTTCGTAGTAGAGGGTCCGACCAAGCTCTCTGTTGCGGGTATCAACAAGCAGCAGGTCGGCGAGGTTGCTGCCAACATTCGCAAGCTGCGCAAGCCTGACCCCTACAAGGGCAAGGGTGTCCGTTACGCCGGCGAAGTCATCCGCCGCAAGGTCGGAAAGGCTGGTAAGTAA
- the rplO gene encoding 50S ribosomal protein L15: MAENKTAAEAAEKQNALKVHHLRPAPGAKTTKTRVGRGEGSKGKTAGRGTKGTKARYQVKAGFAGGQLPLHMRLPKLRGFKNPFRVEFQVVNLDKLNELFPEGGAVTVESLVEKGAVRKNQPVKVLGTGDITVKVDVTAHAFSSSAAEKIAAAGGSTTAL; this comes from the coding sequence ATGGCAGAGAACAAGACCGCCGCAGAAGCTGCTGAGAAGCAGAACGCTCTGAAGGTCCACCACCTGCGTCCCGCCCCGGGTGCCAAGACCACCAAGACCCGTGTTGGTCGTGGTGAAGGCTCCAAGGGTAAGACCGCTGGTCGCGGTACCAAGGGTACGAAGGCCCGCTACCAGGTAAAGGCTGGCTTTGCCGGCGGCCAGCTGCCGCTGCACATGCGCCTGCCGAAGCTGCGCGGCTTCAAGAACCCGTTCCGGGTTGAGTTCCAGGTTGTGAACCTGGACAAGCTCAACGAGCTGTTCCCGGAAGGTGGCGCTGTCACCGTTGAGTCCCTGGTTGAGAAGGGTGCTGTTCGCAAGAACCAGCCCGTCAAGGTCCTGGGCACTGGCGACATCACCGTCAAGGTTGACGTCACCGCTCACGCTTTCTCTTCCAGCGCTGCTGAAAAGATTGCTGCAGCTGGTGGAAGCACCACTGCTCTCTAA
- the rplE gene encoding 50S ribosomal protein L5, with the protein MSETLSETTVANKIVPRLKTKYAETIKKSLQDEFSYANVNQVPRLVKVVVNMGVGDAAKDSKLIDGAVRDLTLITGQKPQVTKARKSIAQFKLREGMPIGAHATLRGDRMWEFVDRLVSLALPRIRDFRGLNGKQFDGNGNYTFGLTEQVMFHEIDQDSIDRVRGMDITVVTTAKTDDEGRALLKALGFPFKTEN; encoded by the coding sequence ATGAGTGAAACACTGTCTGAGACTACCGTCGCAAACAAGATCGTTCCGCGTCTGAAGACGAAGTATGCAGAGACCATCAAGAAGTCCCTGCAGGACGAGTTCAGCTATGCGAACGTGAACCAGGTTCCCCGCCTGGTGAAGGTTGTTGTGAACATGGGTGTTGGAGATGCCGCCAAGGACTCCAAGCTGATCGATGGCGCTGTCCGCGACCTCACCCTGATCACCGGCCAGAAGCCGCAGGTAACCAAGGCCCGTAAGTCGATCGCACAGTTCAAGCTGCGCGAAGGCATGCCGATCGGTGCACACGCAACCCTGCGTGGAGACCGCATGTGGGAATTCGTGGACCGTCTGGTTTCGCTGGCTCTGCCGCGTATCCGTGACTTCCGCGGCCTCAACGGCAAGCAGTTCGATGGCAACGGCAACTACACCTTCGGTCTGACCGAGCAGGTTATGTTCCACGAAATCGACCAGGACTCCATCGACCGCGTTCGCGGTATGGACATCACGGTCGTCACCACCGCCAAGACCGACGACGAAGGCCGCGCGCTGCTCAAGGCGCTTGGTTTCCCGTTCAAGACCGAAAACTAA
- the rpsC gene encoding 30S ribosomal protein S3 gives MGQKVNPHGFRLGITTDHVSHWFADSNKAGQRYKDFVREDIKIRQLMSTGMERAGIAKVEIERTRDRVRVDIHTARPGIVIGRRGAEADRIRGELEKLTGKQVQLNILEVKNPEMEAQLVAQGIAEQLTSRVAFRRAMKKAMQSAQRAGAKGIRVACSGRLGGAEMSRSEFYREGRVPLHTLRANIDYGFYEAKTTFGRIGVKVWIYKGDVTAKELAQQAAAAPSRGRAGDRPGRPGGDRRRRNDRPAADAAPVAAEAPAAEAAAPAAEGGEA, from the coding sequence GTGGGACAGAAAGTAAACCCGCACGGGTTCCGACTCGGCATCACCACCGACCACGTTTCGCACTGGTTTGCTGACAGCAACAAGGCCGGACAGCGCTACAAGGACTTCGTCCGCGAGGACATCAAGATCCGTCAGCTCATGTCCACTGGCATGGAGCGCGCCGGCATCGCCAAGGTTGAGATCGAGCGCACCCGTGACCGTGTCCGCGTGGATATCCACACGGCACGCCCGGGTATCGTTATCGGTCGCCGTGGCGCCGAAGCAGACCGCATCCGCGGCGAGCTCGAAAAGCTCACTGGCAAGCAGGTTCAGCTGAACATCCTCGAGGTCAAGAACCCCGAGATGGAAGCACAGCTTGTTGCCCAGGGCATAGCTGAGCAGCTGACTTCCCGCGTGGCTTTCCGCCGTGCGATGAAGAAGGCCATGCAGTCCGCACAGCGTGCGGGTGCCAAGGGTATCCGTGTTGCTTGCTCGGGTCGTCTGGGTGGCGCAGAAATGTCCCGCTCGGAGTTCTACCGCGAAGGCCGTGTGCCCCTGCACACCCTCCGCGCGAACATCGACTACGGCTTCTACGAAGCCAAGACCACCTTCGGCCGCATCGGCGTGAAGGTTTGGATCTACAAGGGTGACGTAACCGCCAAGGAACTGGCTCAGCAGGCAGCTGCTGCTCCGTCCCGTGGCCGCGCAGGAGACCGTCCGGGCCGCCCGGGTGGCGACCGCCGTCGTCGTAACGACCGCCCGGCCGCTGACGCAGCACCGGTTGCTGCAGAGGCTCCGGCCGCTGAAGCTGCTGCTCCGGCAGCAGAAGGAGGAGAGGCTTAA
- the rplN gene encoding 50S ribosomal protein L14, translating to MIQQESRLKVADNTGAKEILTIRVLGGSGRRYAGIGDVIVATVKDAIPGGNVKKGDVVKAVIVRTKKERRRADGSYIKFDENAAVILKNDGDPRGTRIFGPVGRELRDKKFMKIVSLAPEVL from the coding sequence TTGATTCAGCAGGAGTCGCGACTCAAGGTCGCCGACAACACGGGTGCTAAGGAAATCCTTACCATTCGCGTTCTCGGTGGATCCGGTCGTCGCTACGCAGGCATTGGCGACGTCATCGTCGCTACCGTCAAGGACGCTATTCCCGGCGGAAACGTAAAGAAGGGCGACGTCGTTAAGGCGGTCATCGTCCGTACCAAGAAGGAACGCCGCCGTGCGGATGGTTCCTACATCAAGTTTGACGAAAACGCAGCTGTGATCCTGAAGAACGACGGTGACCCCCGCGGTACCCGTATCTTCGGCCCGGTTGGTCGTGAACTTCGCGACAAGAAGTTCATGAAGATCGTTTCGCTGGCCCCGGAGGTGCTTTAG
- the secY gene encoding preprotein translocase subunit SecY, with the protein MLSAFGRAFRTPDLRRKLLFTLGIITIFRLGAFIPSPGVNYQNVQQCLNNGDTSQGIYQLVNLFSGGALLQVSIFALGIMPYITSSIIVQLLRVVIPRFQQLYEEGSSGQSKLTQYTRYLTIALGLLNATTLVSLARSGQLLPGCNLPIIPDDSIITTLLIIITLTAGTGLIMWMGELVTEKGVGNGMSLLIFTSIAAGFPRSLGSIWETKGPGTFFIVLAIGLLTVALVVFVEQSQRRVPVQYAKRMIGRRTVGGTSTYIPIKVNMAGVVPVIFASSMLYLPGLIAQFNQPKAGEQLAPWVEWINNNLTRGDHPIYMALYFAMIVFFTYFYVAITFNPEEVSDNMKKYGGFIPGIRAGKPTADYLQYVLSRITLPGAFYLGFVALIPLVALVLINANQNFPFGGTSILIMVGVGLETVKQIDAQLQQRHYEGLLR; encoded by the coding sequence TTGCTAAGCGCATTCGGCCGGGCGTTTCGGACGCCTGATTTGCGACGCAAGTTGTTGTTCACGCTGGGAATCATCACAATCTTCCGCTTGGGAGCTTTCATCCCCTCGCCTGGTGTGAACTACCAGAATGTCCAGCAATGCTTGAACAACGGTGACACCTCGCAGGGCATTTACCAGCTGGTTAACTTGTTCAGCGGCGGCGCGTTGCTGCAGGTCTCGATCTTTGCACTGGGCATCATGCCCTACATCACGTCGAGCATCATCGTTCAGCTGCTCCGGGTGGTCATTCCCCGGTTCCAGCAGCTCTACGAAGAGGGCTCCTCGGGCCAGTCGAAGTTGACCCAGTACACCCGGTACCTCACCATCGCCCTCGGCCTCTTGAACGCCACCACCCTGGTGTCCTTGGCGCGCTCCGGCCAGCTTCTTCCGGGTTGTAACCTCCCGATCATTCCTGATGACAGCATCATTACCACGCTGCTCATCATCATCACGCTGACGGCCGGTACGGGCCTCATCATGTGGATGGGCGAGCTCGTTACGGAGAAGGGTGTGGGCAACGGAATGTCGCTGCTCATCTTCACCTCCATTGCTGCAGGCTTCCCGCGTTCACTTGGTTCCATCTGGGAGACGAAGGGACCGGGGACGTTCTTCATCGTCCTGGCGATCGGCTTGCTCACGGTGGCCCTGGTGGTCTTCGTGGAGCAGTCCCAGCGGCGGGTTCCCGTCCAGTACGCCAAGCGCATGATCGGACGCCGCACCGTGGGTGGCACGAGCACCTACATCCCCATCAAGGTGAACATGGCCGGCGTCGTGCCCGTCATCTTCGCTTCCTCCATGCTGTACCTGCCGGGCCTGATTGCTCAGTTCAACCAGCCGAAGGCAGGGGAGCAGCTGGCGCCGTGGGTTGAGTGGATCAACAACAACCTCACCCGTGGCGACCACCCCATCTACATGGCGCTCTACTTCGCCATGATCGTGTTCTTCACCTACTTCTACGTGGCCATCACCTTCAACCCTGAAGAAGTGTCGGACAACATGAAGAAGTACGGCGGGTTCATTCCGGGCATCCGGGCGGGTAAACCGACCGCGGACTACCTGCAGTACGTGCTTTCCAGGATCACCTTGCCTGGAGCCTTCTACTTGGGCTTCGTGGCGTTGATTCCGCTGGTTGCACTCGTCCTGATCAACGCCAACCAGAACTTCCCGTTCGGTGGCACGTCAATCCTGATCATGGTGGGTGTCGGTCTGGAAACCGTCAAGCAGATTGATGCGCAGCTACAACAACGTCACTACGAAGGGCTTTTGCGATGA
- the rpmD gene encoding 50S ribosomal protein L30 has protein sequence MAKNLTPSDAKLEITQIKGVIGAKQNQKATLRSLGLKRIGHTVVRDADAVTVGMLNTVPHLVNVEEAK, from the coding sequence ATGGCTAAGAACCTGACTCCCTCCGACGCCAAGTTGGAGATCACCCAGATCAAGGGCGTCATCGGCGCCAAGCAGAACCAGAAGGCTACCCTCCGGTCCCTCGGCCTGAAGCGCATCGGACACACCGTTGTCCGTGACGCCGACGCCGTGACCGTTGGAATGCTCAACACGGTTCCGCACCTCGTGAATGTAGAGGAGGCGAAGTAA
- the rplX gene encoding 50S ribosomal protein L24, with protein sequence MAKIKKGDLVQVITGAKQERGGDRGKQGKVLRVFPDTNRVLVEGINRVTKHTKVGQSQRGTKTGGIEVIEAPIHVSNVALVDPSTKKPTRVGFRLDTVEKDGATKTVRIRVSKATGKDI encoded by the coding sequence ATGGCTAAGATCAAAAAGGGTGACCTCGTTCAGGTCATCACCGGCGCCAAGCAGGAACGTGGCGGCGACCGCGGCAAGCAGGGCAAGGTACTGCGCGTATTCCCGGACACCAACCGCGTGCTGGTAGAGGGAATCAACCGCGTCACCAAGCACACTAAGGTCGGTCAGTCGCAGCGCGGCACCAAGACCGGTGGCATCGAGGTCATTGAGGCCCCGATCCACGTTTCCAACGTTGCTCTGGTTGACCCGTCGACCAAGAAGCCGACCCGTGTTGGTTTCCGTCTCGACACCGTTGAGAAGGATGGCGCTACCAAGACCGTCCGTATCCGCGTGTCCAAGGCCACCGGGAAGGACATCTGA
- the rpsQ gene encoding 30S ribosomal protein S17 — protein sequence MSEKETVTEAAASAEQRGYRKTRRGYVVSDKMEKTIVVQVEDRVKHALYGKVIRRTSKVKAHDEENTAGIGDLVLISETRPLSATKRWRLVEILEKAK from the coding sequence GTGAGCGAGAAGGAAACTGTGACGGAAGCAGCAGCCAGCGCTGAACAGCGCGGTTACCGTAAGACGCGTCGCGGCTACGTTGTCTCTGACAAGATGGAAAAGACCATCGTTGTTCAGGTTGAAGACCGCGTGAAGCACGCTCTGTACGGCAAGGTTATTCGCCGCACCTCGAAGGTCAAGGCTCACGACGAAGAGAACACCGCCGGCATCGGCGACCTCGTTCTCATCTCTGAGACCCGCCCGCTGTCCGCTACCAAGCGGTGGCGCCTGGTGGAGATCCTCGAGAAGGCCAAGTAA
- the rpsH gene encoding 30S ribosomal protein S8, producing MTMTDPVADMLTRLRNANSAYHDTVTMPYSKLKARVADILKAEGYIAGWKEEDAEVGKKLTIDLKFGPNRERSIAGVRRISKPGLRVYAKSTNLPHVLGGLGIAILSTSSGLLTDKQAGKKGVGGEVLAYVW from the coding sequence ATGACTATGACAGATCCTGTCGCAGACATGCTCACGCGTCTGCGCAATGCAAACTCGGCATACCACGACACCGTGACCATGCCGTACAGCAAGCTGAAGGCACGCGTTGCTGACATCCTGAAGGCAGAAGGCTACATTGCCGGCTGGAAGGAAGAAGACGCCGAGGTTGGCAAGAAGCTGACCATCGACCTGAAGTTCGGTCCGAACCGCGAGCGTTCCATCGCTGGCGTCCGCCGCATCTCCAAGCCGGGCCTCCGCGTTTACGCGAAGTCCACCAACCTGCCGCACGTGCTGGGTGGCCTGGGTATCGCTATCCTGTCCACCTCTTCCGGCCTCCTGACTGACAAGCAGGCCGGCAAGAAGGGCGTGGGCGGCGAAGTCCTCGCGTACGTCTGGTAA
- the rpmC gene encoding 50S ribosomal protein L29: MAVGSKDLAPAQLDGFDNERLVEELRKSKEELFNLRFQSATGQLENHGRLRAVKKDIARIYTVLRERELGIRAEVAAPVVEAKEEKKSKKAAKAETAEAEAGEDAK; encoded by the coding sequence ATGGCAGTAGGGTCGAAGGATCTCGCACCCGCACAGCTGGACGGTTTCGACAACGAGCGTCTCGTTGAAGAACTCCGCAAGTCCAAGGAAGAGCTGTTCAACCTGCGTTTCCAGTCCGCCACCGGTCAGCTGGAGAACCACGGTCGCCTGCGTGCGGTAAAGAAGGACATCGCACGCATCTACACCGTTCTGCGTGAGCGCGAGCTGGGCATTCGTGCCGAGGTTGCCGCACCGGTTGTGGAAGCCAAGGAAGAAAAGAAGTCCAAGAAGGCTGCCAAGGCTGAAACTGCCGAAGCTGAAGCTGGAGAGGACGCCAAGTGA
- the rplB gene encoding 50S ribosomal protein L2 — MGIRKYKPTTPGRRGSSVADFAEITRSTPEKSLLRPLHKTGGRNNSGKITTRHKGGGHKRQYRLIDFRRHDKDGINARVAEIEYDPNRTARIALLHYVDGTKRYIIAPNKLSQGDFVEAGPDADIKPGNNLPLRNIPVGTVIHAVELRPGGGAKMARSAGASVQLVAKEGRFAQLRLPSGEIRNVDVRCRATVGEVGNAEQSNINWGKAGRMRWKGVRPTVRGVAMNPVDHPHGGGEGKTSGGRHPVNPNGKPEGRTRRPNKESDKLIVRRRRTGKNKR; from the coding sequence ATGGGAATCCGTAAATACAAGCCGACTACCCCGGGCCGTCGTGGCTCGAGCGTAGCCGACTTCGCTGAAATCACGCGATCGACTCCGGAAAAGTCGTTGCTGCGTCCGCTGCACAAGACTGGCGGCCGTAACAACTCCGGTAAGATCACCACCCGTCACAAGGGTGGTGGGCACAAGCGCCAGTACCGTCTGATCGACTTCCGTCGTCACGACAAGGACGGCATCAACGCCCGCGTTGCCGAAATCGAGTACGACCCGAACCGCACGGCTCGCATCGCACTCCTGCACTACGTTGATGGCACCAAGCGTTACATCATCGCTCCTAACAAGCTGTCCCAGGGTGACTTCGTCGAGGCTGGTCCCGACGCTGACATCAAGCCGGGCAACAACCTGCCGCTGCGCAACATCCCGGTTGGTACCGTTATCCACGCAGTTGAACTGCGTCCGGGTGGCGGCGCCAAGATGGCACGTTCCGCAGGTGCTTCGGTACAGCTCGTTGCCAAGGAAGGCCGCTTCGCCCAGCTGCGTCTGCCTTCCGGCGAAATCCGCAACGTTGACGTGCGCTGCCGCGCAACCGTCGGCGAGGTCGGCAACGCCGAGCAGTCGAACATCAACTGGGGCAAGGCCGGCCGTATGCGCTGGAAGGGCGTTCGCCCGACCGTCCGTGGTGTAGCCATGAACCCGGTTGACCACCCGCACGGTGGTGGTGAAGGTAAGACTTCCGGTGGACGTCACCCGGTTAACCCGAACGGCAAGCCCGAGGGCCGTACCCGCCGTCCGAACAAAGAGAGCGACAAGCTTATTGTTCGTCGCCGCCGTACTGGCAAGAACAAGCGATAG